A genomic window from Actinomycetota bacterium includes:
- a CDS encoding RDD family protein, producing MTQGYGPQDPNQPGYGQQPPQQPYGSQPPPYGTPAQPGYGQPPAQPAGGYVADPPGYYMGRTLANWPQRVGAYLIDSLIAAIPVFLAVILFSGTDPGEPPSTGASLVTFLLYLVSFGIFIYNRCIQMGRTGQSWGKQVLNLRLVRMADGQPIGGGMAFVRDLLHILDGLVCLLCIGFLWPIWDARRQTLFGDKIMNTVVLAEA from the coding sequence ATGACCCAGGGGTACGGACCCCAGGACCCCAACCAGCCCGGCTACGGCCAGCAGCCGCCCCAGCAGCCCTACGGCAGCCAGCCGCCGCCGTACGGGACGCCGGCCCAGCCTGGCTACGGCCAGCCGCCGGCCCAGCCCGCGGGCGGCTACGTCGCCGACCCGCCCGGCTACTACATGGGACGGACGCTGGCCAACTGGCCCCAGCGGGTCGGGGCCTACCTGATCGACAGCCTGATCGCCGCGATCCCGGTGTTCCTGGCCGTGATCCTGTTCAGCGGGACCGACCCCGGCGAGCCCCCGAGCACCGGGGCCAGCCTGGTCACCTTCCTGCTCTACCTGGTCTCGTTCGGGATCTTCATCTACAACCGCTGCATCCAGATGGGCCGGACCGGGCAGAGCTGGGGCAAGCAGGTGCTGAACCTCCGGCTGGTGCGGATGGCCGACGGCCAGCCCATCGGCGGGGGCATGGCCTTCGTCCGTGACCTGCTCCACATCCTGGACGGCCTCGTCTGCCTGCTCTGCATCGGCTTCCTGTGGCCGATCTGGGACGCCAGGCGCCAGACCCTGTTCGGCGACAAGATCATGAACACGGTGGTGCTGGCCGAGGCCTGA